ACATCACACCTGACCTCATAGGGCTCTTCTGGGATTGGTTCTCTAGCCTCAATACAGGCCTTCAGCCCTAATTACCACATGCAAATTTGCATAAGAATAACTTCCTTAAAAACAGGGCAATTTAAGCATAAGCAAAAAAAATATATGCAACCAAATTACTAAGTGATGATATACTAAGTTCAAGCTATCAAGTACCACACCACTAGGTGACAGCACTTGGTCAAAACAATCATGTCTAACTTGCCATGGCCCCAAAATCACAATGGACCGAAAAAAAACATAATTCAGTTAGCCACAAGTATATTTACTGATCTTCAGAGCAAATGCACTCACAATTTACATTGAGAACCCATTTCCCAGCTAAAATAGCCATGAGAACTTTGAGTGTCCTAGCACATGCCCCACGTTCATCAGTACTAGCAATCACATGAGTCACATTCGAGCTCCAACTGTTAGTTACTGTGATGCCAGTTCGATGCTCAAATTGATCCAAGATTTCCTGAAGTTATGAATATTTCAGGGCATATTACATATTTGAATAAGTTATGAAGTAACCCAGAACATAGAAAAAACAATTACCCTCTCACGGGAACTGAGGGCAGATCCACATATCACCCATTCACTAGTCATAACAGGTGGGGCAGTCCAAAGTTCATCACTTTGCATTGGAGAAGGTGAATTCAGATCATCAATATCAGATGATGGTCTGGGgaatcaaaagaaaaaaaagggtcATCAAAAGACACAATCAGGTATAGCAAAATGCAGAGAATAACAGGCACAATGGACATACTGCTGTAGCTGGGCCTTCTTTTTTGACTTCGATCTCTCACAGGGTAACTTTTTTGAAGAATGAGTAGAACACAGCATAACAAAGTTTTCCTGGAGCAATTCACATTTGTTCAGTGAGAGAATTGACTCAATAGTTTACCAGAGAAAAGGGAAAGCATTTTCACTAAATACATGATGGACAATGTAGATTTAAGTAACAAGACTTACTTCATCCCATCTGCAGCCTTTGATCCTGTGTGCACATGGGACATGAAAGCTCTTGCGGCAGCTCTTCACAAGGCAGCCAAGTGCTGCACCTTTCAAGCCACAAACACTACACTTGATCTTAGAAGCACGGGCCAACTCAGGCTCCAAGTTGTTTGCAATATCACCAGTGAAGAATGCTTGAGGAGCCCTGTATTGGTACCATAAATTAGTACATTAAATAATTTATATTTAAGAGCCCTGTGTGTGTTCGTTCAGAAATATTATCATGAAAGTTGCCAAGAACATACCATTCAATGCATTTCTCATGGACATGCTGAACATTTGATTTCCAAGCTTGGTCAGCCTGTAATGGCTCCCCATGTAGATAATGTGACAAAGGGCCAGTACACTGTAAGTTACAATTTACATTAGATTATTCAAGTTTACAAGAAATCAGCAGCAGGTCATATACTAATTACTATTGGACAAGGATTAACTCTTGTTTAAAGTTCTGCAAGACCGACCTCAGTGACTTGGGAAGAATGACAAAATTCACATTTCCAAGCACTGGCCATGGTTGTTTGTCCTGTATTCATGTTCAAAATCACATTAGTATTTTGCATTTCCAAAGATTTGGAAAGGAGATCAGATAGGAAACAGCTCTTACTTTGAACCTGATCATTTGATTTTTGCTTCTTCAATTCTCTGGTATGGTCATCCATTACATTTGCCTCTCTTTTCAGTGCAGTTTGAAGAGGTGATCTGATTGTTATCTGACAGAATAGCTAACATTTAAGAGTGAAGCTACAGAGAATATATTTCTAAACAacttttcaaaagaaaaaatagaTTGCCAAGATAGAATAGAATTTTACCAGTTCTCCTTCAAGATCATTGCTGTCACAATCCAAATCCCCAGGGCCATCAGAAGATTGTGACCCAGAATGTCCCTTTTGTACAAGGACAGTTGGTGCAACATCTGCATCAGCAGCTTTGTTCTCAAATGCAAGATCTCTTGGTTGAACACCATCCATGCTCCCAAACGCAGGTCCAGTCGATTGGTTATATACTAACTTTGAAGCCACGGGGTTGTAAGATTTCATGTGGTCAGATTTCTCTACCCCACTTCTATTCCCTGATTCTGGTGTTCCATGGGATGCTGTCTTTGCAGCTGAACAAAGAGAAGATTTTGACCCACCAATCAGCTTTTACTCAGGCATCCCACTAATTAACAATGCCTAGAATTCATATTCTGCGAACACGGAATGGAAGAAGAATGTACCAGGAATGTGAACTTGAGCATCCTGTTCCTGAACCATGGTGCTGACTGTAGAGCTGAGGCTCCTGTGAATGCCCACTATCGCCTCAAGGTGAGAAGCTGGCCTTAAATCTGCACAAAAAAATAATACTGAGATCAAATAAAGAACAGAGGCCCTCAATCAGAACTCAAACAATTCAGAGAGCCGTGATGTACCTTGAGAATGATATGCCGATTTGCAAATGGCACAGCTATAACCATTCGAAGTCCGTGTGAGAGCACAGTTGCTGGAAGAATCCGACAAAAATCGTCAGTCGCCACAACTCACAACTCGCAAGGCAAGATGAGTAGAGGGTGACGAGCATCAGTTGGTTGAGAAGTCTGAAAAAAGAGTACCTGCAGGATGTGTGGTAGCACGGTAGCATTGTAGGCGCGCTGAGCAACTTCAGGCTGCCAAACAAAGGTTTTTTCGTATCAAACGACCGAGAAGTTCATTATACAAATCCAGAAAGGATTGAGGCACATCGTTTTGCCCGGATCTAGCGCTAGCAAACCTTAGGCCTAGTGAGATCTTGAACGATAAAAATGACACCTTTAGCATTCAGCACAGgcaaaaaaagaaaacaaatcATCCTAGTGCTATCTTTCGTTCGTTTGTGATGAAGCCGCATCTAGACCAAAAGCAAAGGAAACGACAAGAAGCAAGGAACGGATTGACCCACCAGACGGGGCAGGTGAGCTCCAGTTCCATCTTCTGCAGGTTGAGCACCAGCGGGTTCAGGAACCTCCTCAGGCTCTCCATCTTCTCCGGCCACGAGAGACGAGATCACCAAGCCTCTCCCTCCGAAATCGCCCTCGAGAAGGGCTGTGGCCGTAGAGGGAGAGGGAGCCGGCGGAGGGCGAGAGACAGTTGCGGTGCCGAGAGACTTGAAAGCTTGAGCCTGGGGCGCGGGGCTCTGGCGCCAGGTAAATACGCGGGGAGAGGGCGGCCAATCGGGGTCCCGGGACTGGAGTGAGTGGCGCGCAGGCGGCCGGTGGAAATGTTTGGGGAGcgcgtggaggcggcggcggaaaatGTTTGGGCGGGGGGGCGCGTCGCCGCGGTCTGAACCGGACGCCATCCGCGCGGGAGGCGGGAGATTttcgggcggcgggggaggggggttTGCCCATTTTGACCGGGGGGAACTGGCCGTTTCGagcgccccgcgcgcgcgcgtcgcGCGAGGGCAGGCGGCAGGCGGCCCGCGCGTCCCGGCGGCTCGGCCGGCCGCTTTCGGGAGACGAGGCGGGGCGGGCTGGGCTGGGTTGGGTGGCGTAGGGATGCCGGGTTGTTGGACCGGACCGTGTGCGCCCGGGCCTCCTGGACGGCCTGCAAAGTAGAAGGCCGGGGGGCAGTTGAAGAGGTCTCTGAGCCCACTTTTGACCCCGCCGCGTTCGTGGTGCGATGCGGCTCCGCCCTTGGGGACGTTGAGAAAGCAAAAATCAGATCGGGAAAACGAGAAAAATCCCAAATCGATTTGACAAGAGGTATCAAATCAAGTAGGAAAAAGTTTCGAGATCGGGAAAAAGTTCGAGATGAGAAAATTAGTGTTTCCAACCAAAAATTTTAAGTAAGGGATCGAGTTTCGTGTAATAAAATGTGTCGGTGCCAAACTGCCAGCATGCGGCGACACCCAAGCCCTAGTTCCTTTGTGTTTGGTGGACGTGTGCCATGTGGGCAAAGCGTGAAGCAAAATAGAGGGGAGACCAATTTACTTCTGGATGGCCGCTTGCTCCTTGTTTCTTAATCTAACATTCTGGATGATAGACTGAGGCTATGTGCTTTAAGTTTGAATTAGCTAGACACTTAGATTTGGATGGACCGTGGCACATGAGATCTTCAAAACTCTATACGCAGCTCCACCACCGTGCCCGTGTGGATGGAGGATGAGGGATGGAGCCAACCAAACAGGAGAAATGAAGAGTGAGATACATTTTCGAGATGTGGGATTCTATATTAATAAATAAAAGGTTCAGTAAAAAATTGGGTAATCAAACATGTGCAAACTAAAAAAAACTTTacatataaagaaaaagaaagcgAAATAAGAGAAAACCAAGGTTGAATTATGCTCTTAGGCATGACCTCCTTCAATTAATATGGAACCCAATCCATGCCTCCTCCATGGCTTCTTTTTTAGCTAGGACTGGTGTCCCTCTTCTTTCCCGACAATTAGCAGCGTGAGGACGCAATACTAGAGGGAAGTGGTAAGGGGGAGGTGAGCTTCGGCGGGCTGTAGGGAGACAGACAGGCAACAAATGGGGAAGATAATTAAATGAAAGAGATGGAGAGGGGTGGGAGGTAATTATGCTAAAGTCCCGTTTGGAATCTGGAATTAAATTTcattctaataattataatttaaatATAAATCTATTAAattaatataattatataagaaTATATTTCTATATTATTATTAGCCATATGAGGGAGATATTTATGTGCTATATTTCTAACATAGAGAAGTGAGCCGAAGAGTGTGTTCAGAATTAATTTCCATCTCTCATCCTATGAATTTAGAATAGACTTATATGTAAAATTTGGAAAGTGGTTGGAAAGTGGTGGGATGTCAAATTCTAAGTCAAATAGTCTAGTTTATCAAGTAGATTTTAATTCCTCCAAAACAAGAGGATCCAAACAGCGGCCCTTAAGAGAATTCCATATTATTAAATAAGAAAAATAAGTCGGATTTTATCAAGCGTGACCAAATAAATCTTACAAGCATGCGCAAAAATAATTCACGACTCATGGGATAGCATGAGGGAGTCCTTATATTTTTGTTTGCATTGCCTTTGCCTTTGTAGGGTGTGGTTGGTGTATTTTGGGGTGCGCATGGCTAATCGATCCGTTGGCTTCCGCTAGGAAACTGGATATTATAACATAGTTTACTGACAGCCTGATATCCATCTCATAACGCTCATCAATTTAGTCTTCGCGCTCCTGTTTAGTTCCCACCCCGTAAACGCAAAAGACCTGTAAACGCAGAATTTTTGAAGGAATTTtgctaatttgaaatactaaatgaagtctatttataaaactttttgcatggatgggctgtaaatcgcgagacgaatctaatgaacctacttaatccatgattttgcaacagtgatgctacagtaaccatccgctaattattgcttaatcatagattaattagtatcattagattcgtctcgcgatttacaacccatccatgcaaaaagttttgtaaatagacttcatttagtacttcataTTGATAAGATTCCTTTGCGCAAattttttttg
The sequence above is drawn from the Panicum hallii strain FIL2 chromosome 7, PHallii_v3.1, whole genome shotgun sequence genome and encodes:
- the LOC112901111 gene encoding BRCA1-associated RING domain protein 1-like isoform X2 → MESLRRFLNPLVLNLQKMELELTCPVCLKLLSAPTMLPCYHTSCSNCALTRTSNGYSCAICKSAYHSQDLRPASHLEAIVGIHRSLSSTVSTMVQEQDAQVHIPAAKTASHGTPESGNRSGVEKSDHMKSYNPVASKLVYNQSTGPAFGSMDGVQPRDLAFENKAADADVAPTVLVQKGHSGSQSSDGPGDLDCDSNDLEGELITIRSPLQTALKREANVMDDHTRELKKQKSNDQVQRQTTMASAWKCEFCHSSQVTECTGPLSHYLHGEPLQADQAWKSNVQHVHEKCIEWAPQAFFTGDIANNLEPELARASKIKCSVCGLKGAALGCLVKSCRKSFHVPCAHRIKGCRWDEENFVMLCSTHSSKKLPCERSKSKKKAQLQQPSSDIDDLNSPSPMQSDELWTAPPVMTSEWVICGSALSSREREILDQFEHRTGITVTNSWSSNVTHVIASTDERGACARTLKVLMAILAGKWVLNVNWLKACIEAREPIPEEPYEVRCDVHGSFDGPRTGRLRAMQQAPSLFAGLTFYFSGHFMPAYKINLEDLIAAAGGSILEKSELSTTSLILYSVEPPQGNNLDTLNEVIKKREAEAEELAATVGCKAIPHTWLLDSIASCTILS
- the LOC112901111 gene encoding BRCA1-associated RING domain protein 1-like isoform X1; translated protein: MESLRRFLNPLVLNLQKMELELTCPVCLKLLSAPTMLPCYHTSCSNCALTRTSNGYSCAICKSAYHSQDLRPASHLEAIVGIHRSLSSTVSTMVQEQDAQVHIPAAKTASHGTPESGNRSGVEKSDHMKSYNPVASKLVYNQSTGPAFGSMDGVQPRDLAFENKAADADVAPTVLVQKGHSGSQSSDGPGDLDCDSNDLEGELITIRSPLQTALKREANVMDDHTRELKKQKSNDQVQSKSCFLSDLLSKSLEMQNTNVILNMNTGQTTMASAWKCEFCHSSQVTECTGPLSHYLHGEPLQADQAWKSNVQHVHEKCIEWAPQAFFTGDIANNLEPELARASKIKCSVCGLKGAALGCLVKSCRKSFHVPCAHRIKGCRWDEENFVMLCSTHSSKKLPCERSKSKKKAQLQQPSSDIDDLNSPSPMQSDELWTAPPVMTSEWVICGSALSSREREILDQFEHRTGITVTNSWSSNVTHVIASTDERGACARTLKVLMAILAGKWVLNVNWLKACIEAREPIPEEPYEVRCDVHGSFDGPRTGRLRAMQQAPSLFAGLTFYFSGHFMPAYKINLEDLIAAAGGSILEKSELSTTSLILYSVEPPQGNNLDTLNEVIKKREAEAEELAATVGCKAIPHTWLLDSIASCTILS